The sequence below is a genomic window from Silene latifolia isolate original U9 population chromosome 7, ASM4854445v1, whole genome shotgun sequence.
AGGTCAACAGACAAAGTTACACATTTTCCAAACCCTAACCAATCAAAAACCTGTAGATTACAGAATTGACAACACAGTAATATTCTTGCAGAATCAATAAAATTTATGAGAAACCCAGTTTAAACTAAGATATGTTAAGGTGATCAATGAATAAAAGGGAGCAACTTGCTAAAGATTTGAATGgtaataaagaaaacaaaaaataCCTTGAAATAGAGGGGAAAATGATGAGTGAGCAATGAGCATTAAGCAAGAGAAAAGGTTGATGTGATTATCACTTGAAGTGCTAGTTATATATACTCATTATAAAATAAGTGACGGAGCCAGTATTCGAGGTTAGGAAAAGTATTTCAATCGACTGAACGAGTTATGCTtggacctggcaaaacgggtcaacgggtcgggttcgggtcgggccaattcgggtcgggttaattcgggtcgggacgggtcttttcgggtttcgggtctatgtcgggtttgttgtcgggtctgtttcgggtcaagcgggtcgggtcattttgggtcgggtcattttcgggttaatgaataatagagaaatagtcatttcaagtcttttcggttcaattagagttatattttgtcgggtcattttcgggtttagtggttctagatcgggtcattttcgggtcgggccagtacgggtcaagaaagctcgggtcatgttcgggtcgggtcgggtcaattcgggttttcgggtcacatttGGGTGATTTAGTTCGGGTCACTTCAGGTCTTGGGTCagctttttcgggtcgggtcaatcgggtcgggttgcttttgccaggtctatgCTAAAAGAAAAACTGAGCAAAAAATATCGAAAATTTTAAGATTTATGGTATCCTGCTagctaataggaatatttataatacttgagcctcaaccatcaccttaaggttttggttgagatggttcatttatcatggtatcagagccagaaATTCGAAGTGGAATTTCAACACACGGTACGGGAGAGCCGGTGCACAaccaaccactcttcaagcccaatgggcatttgagtgagggagcgtaataggaatatttataatagttgagcctcaaccatcaccttaaggttttggttgagatggttcatctatcactaGCCCCCCTAAATCTACCAGGCACGAGTCCATTTCCCTCATTCGGTTTTATACTCTAACACGCTCACTCATTTGAAGTGTGGATGCAACTGCAGGTCTCTCTATATTTTGTGTTTAACATTTCATTTAGAATTGTGCAAGGAGACCGTCTAATGAGTTTGAGAGGCCCTAAACTAAATACCAAAATAAGGCCCCGAAAATATAAGAAATTGTATTATGTATTATACATTCCGTTCAAATCAatataaaaaattgaatttttataAGATATTAATATAGATCATGAGGCCCTTTTATGTTATGAGCCCTGGTTCTAAGAACCTCTTCAAACCCCTTTTTAGATTGTCCAGGAAATGCGGGTGGTAACATTTGAATTTGTGACCTTTCAGTTACACGACTCTAATAAtctaatactccctctgtcccggtcatttgttgtcctttttcatttttgggtgtctcagtcatttgttatcctttctattttaagaatgaacttgatgagtaatttgatcattcccattcaatttgttccacttgtcatttagtaattggtcttTTCCtcatttcttggtctttgtgccaaaacgaaaggacaacaattgaccgtgaCGGAGGGAGTACCATATTAAAAAAAATCATGTCAATAAAGTTTAAGTTGATAATTAGAATTTCAAGATCGATTTTATACTCTACCGGATATAACAAGGTCGTTAGAACTTTGAAATCTCGATAGCAATATTATAACAAGGTCGTTTTCTCAACTCCCACCAAATGCTTTAATTTGTCGTTGCATGTCTACAACTTTGACGCATTCAAAATAAGTGTGACGTTTATTATAAAGTATTCCCTCCATTCAACAATTATCACCCCATTTCTCTAATAAATAGGAGGAGTATTATattgaagtggggtgataaaagttgaatggagggagtaaataAGTTAGGTTTAGTGTTCATGTTCTTTGAAAACTTTATGTATTACTTCGTATATTATAAGAAGATgctatcaaaaaaaaaataataataataataataatttataagaagaTGATGAATTAAAGATAGGATATCAACCATTGAGTATACAACAATGTTGACTCAAGTTAACAATATTCTCGTCACGGTCTTTGATTCCTTAATAAACTAAGTTTTCATTTGTTTATGATGGAGTGACAATGAAAGTTCCACAAATCGGCTAAGGGACCTTacattttggttttttttttctcaacttTAGCTATGTTCTTTTCGGTTGAAAGAAGTTGAAATGAACTTAACTCAATTAAATGAAGCTAAGCTAAATTAAGAGTTAATTTGAATAGAACTTAGTTGAACTGAGCTAAGCTGAAATAAATAGAGCATGATTATAAATGCGACTCACTAGAGTAATATCTTTCTAAATTGTTAGAAGAGAAGTTCGGAAAAGACCCGATATAGATTAGTAATGCCCCTCTAGTTTAGATTGAAATGGGCTGAAAATTTCACCTTTTTCGTCATGAGGCCCACCAATATACATTGATATAAGCCCATATGACCTTTACTTTCGCAGTACTCACCCAACACCTTATGATTTGCTGACCCATGGGCCTATTAAAAGAACATTTGTACTTCTTGTAGCAAATAATCATGTCTAGAGCTGGCAAGTTCAGCCGATTCGAGTGACTCAATTCGAACCCAAGCAAACTCGATCCAACAGATCCCGAAAATAATGCAAATCGAAATTGTTCCAATCCGATGATGACCTGTAACCCGATACAATCCAATAATCAATGAGCCGACCCGACTCGGCCCGGTATTGACCCTATTAAAGTTATGACTCGACAATTATTAAACTTAATATTGATCGAATGTAAGTAGTATAGTGTTTAGTTTGATACGTTTGACTTAATAGTGCAGTAACTAActcaaataatggtcaaaaaactaattataatggttaaaaattgAAGTAATGCGATCAAATAACTAGACCCGGCCGAAATCCGACCCGACCCGACTCCCAATCGATGCGAAAGGGTAGGCTGACCCCATGACATGACCCGACTTGGCTCAACCCAAACCCGGCCCGATTGACCCGATCGCCATCTCTATTCAGGTCATAAACCATAATTAATGATTTTCTATGAGAATCAAATGTCAATCAAAAATACTTGCATAAAATCATCTTATACAAGAGTGATTGTAAAACTTGATCTTATTTTACTTAACTGCTTATGTAAGAGTAGTTTACCAATTACTTTTATGAGATTATTTAGGTAAATATAATGCGGTTTTACATTGATGTATTGTTGAATATCCTTACAAGAGACTTTGACACCGAAAATTGAGATTTGTTTTATCATATATATGTCATTTTAGCGAGGCATTTATTTACTTTCTGACGTTTCTCCAAATATATTTAAGCAAATGTTGTTAAAgtgtacttttttttttcaatttctttgtatataattttttatgtatttgAAAGTAACTATATTTATCAATATATTATTAAATAAATTAATCACTATCATGAAAGACTAATGATAGATGATGTAAACTAAAGTAGTTGATGAGATTAGAGctggcaaacaatgacacgacacgaaaacacgacacgaatttaacgggtttgggttgaggcttaatgacccatttatgtaagtgggtcgacacgaacacgacacgatatttaattgggttgggtttgggttgagctctctaaacacgaacccgacacgaaagatctgcttactaaattaatcctaatttttcttgatctttcatcacataaatatacttaaactttccaaatatggacaagacacgaaaacacgacccgaacccgacacgaaattaatgggttagggttgaggcttgatgacccatttatgtaagtgggtcgacacgaacacgacacgaaatttaattgggtcgggtttgggttggagggtctgtgacccgtttacatgtgacacgaacacgaacccgacacgacccgatctgtttgtcAGGTCTAGATGAGATAGCTCACATGTGTTGTCAAGGGCCACAAACAAATGGATAAACCCACATGGACCATGACATAAACCTCTAAGGCCCACCTCACTAGTTTTGTGGCCCATattgataaattaattaaatagaacATAAAATTCAATGCACAAAATTTCAACTTCACATTTAAGATAAGATATTAAAAAAAGTTTGACAAAAAATGGACAAGAGAAAATCCCTATATAATAGCCACAAAAAGACATTAAGATTGTACAGTAATAAATAATTCCTATTTCTACTTCAATTATTGAATTTCCCTACTCATCTAGATATAGTGACTATAATAATAGGGAATATGTAGCTTTTTGCGATTGCAAATTTTGATGTGATTTGTGTGGCTAAAACCGGTTTTTAATATAACTTTTAGCGAAAGAATTACTTCAAAATAAATGCATATCCTGTTATAATAGCAAATAACCCATTCCGTTCTACTTTTTCCTAGACATCTAAAGACGAAATAAGAAGATATAAATGATGACGTAAGAAGAATAACAAGTTCAATGTAGAGAAATAAAAAAAACGTAAATACAAATATTTTAAAAGGATTATATAGTCGATAATGTagataatattaaaaaaaaaacggaCCCCAACGAAACTGAATTAGagaattaattttattaagatcaATTTACGCATCATATCCACTAATATATTACGGAGTACTCCTTTTGTCCCAATTATTTATgtgttttttaatttttataaagGGTGTTttaacaattagtcttgctgaaggcGAGTGTTGCCGAATATTGGCAGGATACAGTCTCAGTGCCAATTCCTGACTCACTCAAACATTTGTCATCATTGCTTTGCTAATTGCCTTTAAATTGAATTTTTGATTACCTAATCAATAATTAGGCAGACTAACCACGTGCTAACATGTGACGTCTTAATTGTCAAAACCGTGCTCTTTTAGATTGAAACCGTCTAAATGAAAGTAAACCAACTGTAGCAACTTGTTTTAGTTTTTGTAATAATAATGTAGTGCTTGCACCTGACTTAGAGATGCAGGTAGACTTTGCGTaaggaactttttttttttaccgctgcaaaaaaaaaaaaaaaaaaaaaaaaactaaaactgTAGCAACTTGTTGAACTGaagtaaactgaaattaaatccaAGTTATAGCCTAGGAGTGCTAAACTGCGTTATTTGATGATCAGGTCAATTCGAGTAAGTGTACTTAGGGTACGACAAGCATGAGCCCTACACCGCCTCATTGTGGAGCCTTATTGGATGCCTTGGGCCATTTCAGATGATGATCATGTCAaccaaccccaaatcattttggaacCAAAGCTTTGACGTTGTCGAGTGAACAGGTTGCAGACATTCCGAATTGATTTACAAATTTTCATGTTTATTAATTAATCACTACGGTAAAAACTCGAGAACTAAAAGGAAGAAAACGGTAAGAAATCAAATCAATTACACATTACAACTAAATTTTCAATTACATCAGACAGCAGTAACAATGTAAAAATGTTCAACAATGGTTAAAACTAAAAACAAGAGATTATCCATCTAACACTAATCCTATGACATAATCGTCAAGCCCCAATGTCGGGAGAAGAACGACATAAAGACTCGTCACTCGTCCCAATTCTGTAAGCCAGCCAAGCTCTTATTCCGTCAGCCATTTACAAGGATACCACGGCGAATGAGCTAACTATTAGTTGGTTACATCATGGGAACAAGTTCATCTTCACTTTCACCCTACTCCCCACTGTCACTAATTTTTACAGCACAATCATtcatttatcatcatcatcatcatcgaagTAAAAATAAATCTAGACATACCGATATCTAACTGAAATTTGTTTGTttgtgatatatatataaatccaACATGAAATATCTGATGGAAAGCTCCTCCATGGCAGGTGACTTCAAAGGAGGAGACGGGTCTCGGatggtggcggtggcggtggtggtTGTTTGGATTGGTGTTGTGTCCAGTATGAATGGGCAGCAAGGACCCTGTCCAAGAGGTCCTGGGGAACCGGTTCTCCCCGTCTTTGTTGAGGAGCTATTCTTGCTGTATGCACCAATGTCTTCCATTTATCCTGGTATTTCACACAGTCGAGTTAACTTGGTCAGTAAAGTTATTAAGGGCAGTACTCATGATTCGAGTCCTAAACTCAGAGAACCATCAAGTACATACAGTCGaggttttgtgtattttttttttttttttgagttctatatagtttataaattacattttagttttatgacgtaAAAAGTTAAATTTTTCTGAGCTTAGTAACTATTGAgattaatgtttaagtaaatgaactcaaaaacttaatcataaaactcaaattttttaaattaaaactcaaaaactttatcttaatgctcaaaaactataccatctgacatcagatgtataatccacttactgtcGTCAAGACTCGAAGAGTTTTACCAAAAAGAACGTAACTTCTACTCTGTAACGTTCCGTTGCTTAATCTATAGATCTAGAAGGGTACACTATATTAAGCTAAACCACAGAAGATTCCCTAAGGGCATATTCCTAATAAAGAAAGATTATTTATAGTATATTACTAATAAAGAAGGATCAATGATTACGAGTACGAGCACAAGCAACGATTTGTTGTACCAACAGTTGATCATGAATTAAGTAATGAACTTTGTGGTCCATGTAATAAAGTGTAGAGATAAGGTTGAGTGTAAGCAAGACAAAAGAAAAAGTTTAGAGATCCAATAATTATTCAACAACTCTTcatgatattctaaactaaatcACGAAAACGTATATGAAACCGTCTGGTGGGTGAAAATGTAAAACCAACCCGTTAAACCTCTAACGAGATGAAGAATACGTGAAAGGATTTAGGTTGGTCTCGTAGACGCATTGTAAAAAAATAAGTAAACTCACCTTCAAATCAACATAAGTCCGATGCTTCACGTTGTCAAATGCTCGCAGTTTCACGTCGCGCCACCTATAAACAGCATCACTAACATCAGACCTATTTTACTTGGACTCGTTTAGAAGTATCCGACACGGGTGCGTGTCCAAGTGTCGGACTCGgctatttttttgaaaaataggcatatttttggtctaaaatgaggTGTCAAGTGTAAATACCCACGTCCGAAATGTCGAGACACGAGACACGTGACGTGAAGAAATTAgaagagtcggagtaacatagcaTCAGACAAAACAATTTCTCAACCGAGATGGTCTTATCCAATGTTTTTAGTGGGACGGCTTCATTTATACACGAATTATTTATTAATATAGTGAATTAAATTCTTATTAATTGTATGTCTGGTAGGCATACCTTCCAGTTCCCAACTTCTCAACTGCATGGACTAAAGCTTCAACTTCAGTCACAGAGAATGGTCTGCGAATGCGACGCTGACCCATGTCAGATCGTTTAGGTTTCGGGTGTGAGTGAACTACTGACAATGCCTGTGGAGTTCCGCCAGGAAGAGCGACTAGTGCGCAGGAATCAACCGTGACTTTCTCTGCAGAGATATCAGCCGGAGAAGGTGTAGAATCATgatcactttctatgacattggCTAGGTTGGTGGCCAGATGATCTGCTAAAAGATTTGACGTTCCTTGCTGAACTGGAGTTGTGAGGGGACACCTGAGAAAACGATTTCTGTTTAATATTTCAAAACAAGTGAGACAAAGAAGTACGACAAAGACGCTACATGACCATCTAAAACGATTCTATTGTCACATCATGGTTGAACAACTGGGGTAAGTTGAATCATCTCATCGAGTCACGATCACTTAGCAGAAAGCCCAATGGGTAGAAAAGAAAGACGCCAATAACTGCTCTCAGTGCTAACTAGGACGTTGACCTAGTTAACCTACGAAGGCAGCAGGAGCGAAAACTTCACCGCCCTTGTGATCCCACTACACTTGAATCCGAACTAAAACGGATGCATTACACCAAGGAATGCTTAGCCAGAAATGTCCAAACAACTTCAACAAGTTAAGAAACAGACACAGAAGGGAATGGGAGCTCACCTAGATATAGGCTGAGGCACATCAGGTGAGACGATAAGAGAATTATCTTCCGAGCACGCAGGTACACGGACCTGTGAAGGGTTTGGCTCCAAACTGAAACCCAAGGATTCTGCCTTGTTATCATGGCATATACCAGATTGCACAAGGGTTCTATTATCGTCTCTTATCTTTTTCCCCTGAAGAAACACCCCCACACGCAGTCCACCTCCAAGTAAGGCAGAAACCGCCTCCATAACCGTCCTCTGTGGTGGTACAAAATGTCAGATGGTGTATTGATTAGAGAGAGATGTGGGATCGATTCATTCAGAAAGTTAATAGCACTCAGAGTGTCTAATATGCACAATTAATTACCTTGAGTGAACCAATACTTGCCGTCTCTGGCATCTCGATGAAAAGCTCGGGCACTCGAAAGGACTTTATCCTAAGCTTCACTGCAGCAAATGAAAGACATCTCGACATGAAAAACTCCACTCTAACACCAATGAAAGTTAAAGAAAACGAAAAGAAAACAGTACTTCCTTTTCAATCGATAAAACCCATTCCTATGCGGAAATTTTAAACAATGAGGCCTATTGACTGAAAAGAGGGAATATGTGAATTGATCCATATAGTGCGATTATCATACCACGAGATTCCCTCGATGAGAATGTTGTGCTTTGGCCACCAACACACGCAGACGAACCATTGACTACAAGACGATTTACAATTAGCGGATGTTTCACATATTACTAGATGGTAATCAGCACATATACCAGATGACACACCTCCCATTGAGCCAAAACCTGAGGCATTCGCATCAACAGCCTTGTCAGGATAATTATAGACACTCTTGTTGTAGCTAATATCAGCATGAGAACTTGAACTATGGTGATAAAACCTCCTCCTCTTAAATGGGTAGATTCTCTGCGATCTTTGGCGTTTAAAGCCAGTTTTTCTGCTGCTGAACATGCAACGTACTTCTGCATACCAACAAGACAACCGCCATCAGATAAATATAGCGATAATGATCAATCAATAAGCTCACATAATCAAGGAGAAGCAAGCTACTCCGTGTGTTTCAGTGTTCCTTGCGCTTTGGTTTGACACACTTTTGTAAGACACGAGAGAAAAGGGAAAGCGAATAGTGTGACATTCATGTGCTTAAACTTAGTTGcttgccaaaaaaaaaattctaaataACACATTGAGacaacccaaaaaaatcaagtgCCTAAGAAAACAATGAAACTAATTGGGCATACGACTTACCAGAGT
It includes:
- the LOC141591474 gene encoding telomere repeat-binding protein 5-like, whose product is MQQKRLDYGFSGYHVPFVPRAARSTRRRGLVQKKVEDNQLCAFDLLATVAGKILLEGEGSHETVPVTDLSNVKDVAMDVDNNDIRSLVVEHCDRGGLEPASPPLTLELGIRGFNQDLNVKETPIPTPNTSVGLTSVLPVSDCLEKNGPLAMIDLNGAFGCHIEPRVPLVAEDAKCCVQEGDRLFGNGPSIEDPEILDEKSPTLVSSDASVKLTLGNDHYPCSSQSPCRDNNNVNVVSRDDDENSSECIQPSTKKTARSTACIGDRRIRKLLESKYRRIASRARDGDLTDSEVRCMFSSRKTGFKRQRSQRIYPFKRRRFYHHSSSSHADISYNKSVYNYPDKAVDANASGFGSMGVNGSSACVGGQSTTFSSRESRVKLRIKSFRVPELFIEMPETASIGSLKRTVMEAVSALLGGGLRVGVFLQGKKIRDDNRTLVQSGICHDNKAESLGFSLEPNPSQVRVPACSEDNSLIVSPDVPQPISRCPLTTPVQQGTSNLLADHLATNLANVIESDHDSTPSPADISAEKVTVDSCALVALPGGTPQALSVVHSHPKPKRSDMGQRRIRRPFSVTEVEALVHAVEKLGTGRWRDVKLRAFDNVKHRTYVDLKDKWKTLVHTARIAPQQRRGEPVPQDLLDRVLAAHSYWTQHQSKQPPPPPPPSETRLLL